taaatttaaactaatctaaattaaatcatttattcaatctaatttaaattaaaaattaattaaagttaCACTAATTTAGAGTTGATTAGATTTTTTCGATAAATAACATAGTTTAGATCGAATTTtaaatctattttttaaaatcaattcaATCTAATTTAAACCacatattataatataatattattattttattattatatttaaaattttggttataatatattcaatttattatatatttttattttatttatatattattattatttaataaatattttttaatatttattttattttatatatatttagaaaataaaataaaaaatactatttatacactaaaattaatcgctaatatttttatatataaatacatatattatttaatttatttttatataaatttatattttaatatatattttatattaataattaattttagtggttgattttaaGATATATCCAccataattaaaataaattacttTTTCTCATCGAATGAATTGCCTTTGGCTTCGAGTTCCAAAATGGCTCAGTTCTTATCGTTCTTGGTAACTGGCATGGCTCCACCCAGAACCTctcaattataatttataaatataaaaattagttactaattCAATTATGATATCTCTGTGTATTTGtatgtaaatatatattatttaatttaattttaatatatattttatatttaaatattcaTTCTATATGAGTAGTTGATTTTGAATCTACAAGAAAGTGAACAAAAATGCTAAATATTGTATAAGTTTCAGGAACTAATTAAGGACGCCTTAgtttctttttataatattgCGAAGTTTAGACTTTAGATGCCGTCATCGGTGAGTTCATACTTGACATAAATTACGGGCCTCACCTCAACTTTCTAGTTTCTTGAAACTTGAAAGCCTCCATCCCttcaaaattaatcaaattatttttctatatagATGTATGTCGTAATTTATACAAGGTGTACACAAAATAACACGTTTATTTACACATCACTAGTTCTTTCACTTTTCATAACAAGTAATTAAGATCTTAcactaatattaatattaatttgttACGGCTCGGCCCAACTAGTACAACGTCCTGACTCGGGCGTCCGATCCAACCGAAAACGTCAGACTCGAACTGAAAAACCGAACCAGACACTTGTTCCTCTGTAATCCATTATGAGACAGCTGAAACAGAGAAACTTCTAGAAAGGTGGGTCTATCCTCGTGGGATCCACCTCACTGACAGAGTATATATGGGGAGGGTCCTACTCTTCTCTCAAGGTATATCACTATCTCATTTCCTCCTATTGCCATCTGTATCATTCCTGACTTGAGtgtcggagtgtcattgcaagTAACACCCTCCTCCACACACAGCATCAGCTCGTGAAGTCGGTAAACCTCCGCCCTCATAATCGGGACTCAGATCAAGGCCAATTCTTACCAGGAAATGAATCCTCTCcagtttttttaacaattgacaGAATTCAGTGTGATCTCTCACTTTTGATTCTATAAGTGGGAtcagaaataaataagagagagtAATGAATGGTTAGATTAAACACTGCACAccatctaattttttttactggagaggatccactcccATTCTTACCATCTCATCCGCAAAGCTCCACCGACCTGGCTGGAACCCGAAAAACCGAACATACATAATTCTTATtcaatttactttaatttattatcCATTATTATTTTCTCTTGATGTTCTTTCCCAGCTTTAATTTGTTTATTCTTTGGCTTGGAAAGCAAGGATGCAATTATGTGCATTATTGACTCCTAACTATCCTAACCTTGCAATAACCAAGGCTTTCAATAGTGCAATAAATAGatatataacataataataacaataatatataataaattaaggCCATGGTTTGTTGTAGAAACAGCCGAAAGAGAAGGATGTAATATGTTGCATGTTGGCCTATTGGGGTTGGTCATGAGAGTCCAAAATGAAAACTTATATATATTGCCGAACCAAATACAAGAGACTaacattgaaaataaagcaGATGAGGGTTATGATCAACACTGGCAGAACATGGATTATTATTTGTTGTCATTATTGTATTTGTTGCCGGTGGATTATATGGCATGTTTCCGGATATTCCGACATGCATGTTGGCTCCCTCTAGCAGCTTGTCCTACTACTATGTTCACAACATTTAAAATATGGTGTGTCAATCATCAACATCTATTTCACCGAGGCTAACAACCTCCCTATTCAATTACTATCAAATTTAAACACCTGTTGCTGCTTGCTTCTGTTACAATATATATCTGATAAATAGTAGAGAAAGCTAAGAAGACAacatttttagttaaaaaaaatgactAGTATTGGTTCAAATATAGAAATAACATTTCTGAATAATATATTAAGCAATACTTGTGTTCTTAACGAGATCCAATAATAAAAAACCTAAGGTCTACATGTTTTTACTTGACACCTATACAATTCCATGAGAAATCTTGTTGAAAGAGAGttcaataaataattaaatactcAAAAGCATCTTGTCTTATTTAGATTATGTTAAAATTGCAAGTGTGAGAATTGTAATAAATTGAGTCTACATtagaaaaaacaacaaaaaagtgaattatttataagataagaaattcaaataatttaactgtcttaaaattttgaattgaatgtaatatttttttgttttggtgttcttttatttgatttctCTATAAAATCTCTCCACTTTGGTAGTCTGAGAGTTCCTTACTCTGGCTCTACTATTTTACTCTTTTGTGGTCTATAAATATCATTTTAGATAacatttttaataaaagaatCATTAATTTATTTGTACATTTATTTagacattaaaattttttgaagaaaCTCCCagttattgaaatttttttgggaCGAAGGTCAAGGCCCACAAAAACAGACTGACCCAACCCGATAAACCTAACCCATCCCCACAACCCGTTCCCCCTACCTGCCATCTTCCAATCCTAATAGCAGGCTAATGAGTCCTTCAAAAATAGACCCTAAAAAGATTATGTTTAAGCGGAttagttggatttttttttgttcaataAGAGCACCAAATATAAAATGTAAGAAACAATTTGGAACACCAACCCATACCAACAAAAAAGGAATGGAAACACTAAGtccaataaattaaaaaaaaaagacacagCATGTTATTCCCCCGGCCCTGCAAGGCTGCGAATCTGAGTTAACTTGAAGAAATTGGTTGTTCtagtcccaaaaaaaaaaaaaggaattcGTTGTTCATGATTTAtccttttttcatttttatcctAAACTAGTAGTCAcgttttttctttcaattattaataatacagaataatatatattttttaattaaattattttatcatttttctaaAAGAGATTTTCTTAAAATTGCACATAGcgattattgaaaaaaaattaaaaagggaataatattattaataaaaaagtatCCTTTTTCCCAATTTTTtggttataaaaaaatttcataatttaGCGAATCGTTAAAGGgcaaattgaaaaaaatagttagatccatgactaaaaaaaaaagaaaaaaaagaaaagaatagttaGAACAACTTTATAACCATATAATAAGCTCTGATTCATTGTTTTTGTATATAGCGTTGTCCTATAATGTTAAGAGTCTAATACATGttctaaaatatttatactaACTCAAATTTATAGCAACCTAAACACTAGAGAAAAAGAGTgtaattctttttttaaaagtaaagaATTGGAAATGTTGAAATTAAAGGTGTTTTACTTGTTTGGGGCTTCAAAGTATCTTCGGATGGATCTACTTGCgaagaaagaaagcaaaagACCAAAAAGTCCAGCAGCCTAAGCTACAAGTTATAACCAAATAGCGTAGAAGGTTGGAGAACTCCAACCATTCGATTTCACCAATTTACCCCCGGAAAAACTACCATAAAGACCAAAACACCCCTAAGAACCCATCCTTGTCTCCTCGTTCTCTCGCTCCTGTTGCCCTTCCTACCCACCgctttatataatttttttgatatttcagtcgaaaaatataaatacaaacaTTTCTTACTTCTCTTTTTGAAGCTCCAATTCTTCTCCATAAAGCAGACGAAAACAAATCTCATTCTTTCTCTTCATTATcgaattcttttctttttatttattcttctGCTGTATTGGGGTTTCTTTGAATTACGATGTCAATGGCGAGGCCTAATCAAGAGGCAATTGAGACATTTATGAGCATCACTGGCTTATCTGAACCCATCGCAGTGCAAAAGCTTGaggtttttctctctttcatttcttttttatCATCGCAGATTCTCTAAGAATTCTATTTGAACAAAAACCGAACTAATCAATCGCTCATACTTAgggtttcttttcttttcaatttgattttattcTGCAGTTCAGTTACACACGTGGCATTTGGAATGTAATTGTGGTTGTTTATTCTATAATCTGATCAATTATGCTCGATCATTATAGCGCAACCATCTACTGATTTTGAACTATTTTACgaattatcttttatttttacctGATATTTAATTGgttgttatatttttgttagttgGATTATCGATTTGTTTAAAGTTATGCTTAGACTATGGGGTCTTTTCATGATTCACTTTTAGTCTTTAATCAGTTCGATTATTTTTGCTGAACTTATTAATACTGTATTACGAGCTCAAATGTTGTAAACTTTATGCATTAGCTTAGAAACTTAGTTGTACATAGAATTTTCCAAATGTGACTGTGACTGTGAGTTTGCGTAGAACCAACGATGTTTTGATTTTGTGGCTTTAGATTTTAGGCACTCAAAAATTTCATCTCAGGTAGCTGTTCTGTTCCTCCTTATTATTTGTAAATATTGTTTCCTCTCAGGAACATGGGGGCAATCTTAATGAAGCTGTCAATGCACATTTTAGTGAAGGTGACCGAAATTTGTCAACCAGGTATACTGTTTGTGATTCTTAGTAACTAAGCTAGTAAGGTATATAGATATTTGCCTTATCAAGACAATggctttcttttttaatatgcATGATATTGACATTTTAATCGACTCCTTTCATGGCCAGCACCCTCAATACCTCTGCTGCACTTCCACAAGATGATTTTATGGATATAGATAACGAACTTAATGCTGAAATGCGCAGACCTCTGTCTCTTTTGTCTTCGGCAAGAACTAATCCCTTTTCTCTTCTTGATCCAACTATTGGGAGAAGTATATTtgataatcatcttgatccaaCAAACCGATCACCATTTGTTACACATCCAAGAGAAGTAAGACAAATTCCTATAGAGGTTAAGGATAGTAATCAATCCAACCCTCCAGGGGACCATGTTCCGACCATTGAAGATGTCACTGGAACTTCTCAGGCCCATGGTCCAGATATTCATGGAACAGTCATcattcatgatgatgatgatgatattcCACCTGCCCAAACTGCTGCTCGGGATGAGCAGATGCATACACTTGACAGAAATGCGAGACCCAGTGCTCCTGAGTTTGAGAATTTGCCAGATTATGGCAATGACATAGAAGAAGAAATGATCCGTGCAGCAATTGAGGCTTCAAAAAGGGAGGCTGAGGAGAAGTACTCAAATCAAAACCTTAACACAGAAAGTGTATGTTTCCCCCCTTGATGGATTTCTCGTGCTTTATTTACTGAATTCTTGCCTAATGTTCAACTATTTATTTCACATTTGATTCAGGATTTCAGCGAGCCTGGGGCCCAGAGAACTGTATCTCATCTGGATGATCCTGAGCTTGCCCATGCAGTCTCATTGTCCCTGAAGGTACacttatattatttatttttcctttacCATGTTAGGAATTCATTGCATTGAGCATCTTCAGCAGTGTGTGATGCCTCCGGGATAGAATGTTGTTTTCACCTTGCTTTTCATTAATAATGGAATTTTGGTACCCGTATTGCTTCTAACATGGAAAGAGTCCAGACTGCTGAGCAAGAGAAACAATTGCGCATGCAAGGAGGAGAAGCTGAAGCATCAACAGTTGGTTCATCCAAACCATCTAAAGTGGAGCTAGGGGAAGCCTCATCAAATGGAAGGTATATTTCTTTATACCTGTAGTTTCTGTTGGATCTGTTGCATTGGCTGCCCAGATCATACTCAACTTCTTCCCTTCTTGTGACTGTCAAATCTGAAAGGGGCAATCATGGTCATTCTAGGTTGCAGTCAGGAAGTTCTTCCTTCcaagatgaagatgaagactTAGAAGAGCAACCTCTGGTTTGGAACAGGCCTAGACGTACATCCTCAAGCCCTAAAGAGTCACCACAAGAAGTTGAAGCTGTTGAGGCTAATACTCTGCCCAGCACAGGACAGCAGGATAACAGCAATCCTGCTCAACAAAATGAAAATTCCTTCCAATTAGATGAGGTATAATCCTTTCTCTTTGTAACTTTTTAAGATGTAATTCTGTGTGTATTTGCCATAGCATGTTAGGTTGTCTATCTGCCATGTTTCCTAATTTCCAATCTTTGTCTAAACTGAAATTGAAGTGGGGTGGTATTTCTTCGGTGGAGCACGATGAAGCAGTTATGCTTGAGGCTGCAATGTTTGGTGGGATCCCAGAAGGAACCGGTTATCGCTATGCCTATGCACCTCATGAGTTCATGCAGAGTAGGGGTTCATATCCTCGGCCAACCCCACGCCCACCGTCACCATCACTGACAGCTCAGCGCTTGATAAGGGAACAGCAGGTGCAACTTCTTTCTTACCTGGGTTGGAATTATAAGTTGTAGCCTTGTAGGAAATATCCTCACGGTAGCTATCACTTTCTATGGTTGTTCAATGCAGGATGATGAATATCTTGCATCATTACAAGCAGACAGAGAAAAGGAATTGAAAGCCATAGAAGAAGCTGAGGCTGCTCGTGAAGAGGAAAGGCGGAGAGAGGAAGAATCTCGCAGGAAGTTACAGGAAGAGCAGGTACTACATTTGTAATTAATTGTCTGGTCTTTGTTAAGTTTTCCCTCGCTTTAACTGCTTGTtccttttctttcaattttgttttagtTTAGACCAAGCTGGTGAGAAAGAGTACTATCAtgcttttcaatttttttttttttaatatttgcatttctttgtactttttgtTGGAGGGTTAGGTGAGCATTTGTTATTGAAGCAGCAGTTGCTAGAGGTCTTGTGAAGTAGGTACTCCAATTTCTTCACTTTTCAGCTTACTAGAAGCTTGTTGAGCTAGCTTTCAAGGCCTAGTTAAGCTCAATTAAATAGTTCATGTTAGATACAAATGAAACCTTTTAGGTTTTAATGATATTTCTAGTCATAAAATGTAAAATCTTAGTCTTATGGAGCCAATTCATATGCTACTGAGTCAAACATAGTAGAGTTCAAGTTTGACTCATTTAATGAGCACACCTCGTTGAACTATAACTAAATTGGGTTGGAGATAGCTCCCGTGCATTCTCACAATTTTTATCCTGCTGTTGATGTTAACTTTCTCATGTCCAATCCTGTTACCAATATCAAAGTCACGCTTCTCACTTATGTAATTTGCATGATCCTGCTTCAGGAATTGGAAACACAGCTAGTAGCAAAAGAAGCCTCTCTACCACCAGAACCATCCTCAGATGATGAAAATGCTGTCACCTTGCTGGTAAGGATGCCAGATGGAAGCCGCCGTGGACGTCGATTCCTTAGATCTAATAAACTGCAGGTGAAATCTGTTGTAGAATTTTGTAATAATCCTTTCTTTCAGTGGATGTTTTTGCTAAATCTGATCCTGGAAATTTTCAGTCTCTTTTCGACTTCATAGATATTGCTAGAGTGGTGAAACCAGGCACTTACAGACTGGTGAGCAAACCCCGTTACGTTTCAGTTTTATCATTATAATTGGTACCCTTGATATGTATTATCGTAGTGATTGCTCTTTCCATGTTATTCTTGTTGGGACAGGTGAGACCGTATCCTAGGCGTGCTTTTAGTTACGAAGAAAGCGCATCGATACTTGAAGAGCTTGGACTAACCAACAAGCAAGAAGCCTTGTTTTTGGAGTTAGTCTAGTGCCTTGATGGCGCAGATTTGGAAAACATTGAAGTTTTTAGTTTACGAATCAATCCATTTATACGGTGATATGGAATTTCAATCTGGTTTGTGCTGTTTGGATAAGTTTATTCATCATATAATTTCTAGAAGATCAGAATTAGATGTACAAAGCGATCAGGTTTTGGCATGTTATGAATCTTCGTGGTAGCAGTTTCATGAACAATTGATTACATGGCGCCTATTATTTTTTCCATCTTTTGTACGTGATCATATATGATACCGTTACGTTACGCTGGTGTGTTCCTTAGGAGagaacaaaattttatatttgataacTGGAGCTTCAATCTGCGGAAAGAactaaaatagttaaaaaacgTATTTACCGTCCATTATGAGCGAAAAGTACTGTTCATAATTTCCTAaggttttgttttaaatttatcGATTTCAACGATATGATTTTTGCTCAATTTCATATTCAAGCGTTTATTTTTAGTTCATTTAAGCTTTTTCTCTCGACATctatatctttttatctttttctgtGAGCTTATTTTGGAGTATCATCCTTGGCGTGGCTGGAACAACCAGCTTTTGATATCACTATTACTAGTTCCTATTACAATCTAAATGGCAAGAAGAGATTATAGACGTTGAGTTGGAGGAAATAATTTATTGTTGAGCAAACTTTAGATTCAGTACGAAATTACGAATTAAAATTTAGATGCAAACTGGTTTTCTCTCAGTTTCGGCATCTTTGTCTCCCCCACTCGAGTTTGCATGAATTTAGGGAAGCTAAGCAAAGTAACCCTAATACATTTTCGATTTTACGAAGAGTACATGTTAATTAAATAGTTTATACGTGAGTGCGTGGTGTTAAGGGGAAAAAGTAATGagatacaatatttttttaagtttcagaaaattttcatttataaatttaattcaaCACAGTCTAGAATTttttttcatgtattattaatttattacttCAGTTTGAAAAATAGACGAACAGCTTTTAGTGCAAATAAACTATGAGAAAGACATCGCTTTTATATGAAAGGATGAAAGTATttcattaataatttaatttataatatttaatataggAAGTTCATTTAGGGATTTATTTCATATTAATTGTTGTAAGAAAAGTTTTGTACAATCAtctaattatatattactacATTATTAAGAGTAATTACTTTTAGCACTTACTATTTGAATAATTATAAAAGTTGAGAATATAAACAAGTTAACTTTTCTACactatcataaaattattttagattgtcaatcaacaaatatttaagaAAGTCAGGATCATggtatgt
The genomic region above belongs to Arachis stenosperma cultivar V10309 chromosome 5, arast.V10309.gnm1.PFL2, whole genome shotgun sequence and contains:
- the LOC130982003 gene encoding plant UBX domain-containing protein 8 isoform X1; protein product: MSMARPNQEAIETFMSITGLSEPIAVQKLEEHGGNLNEAVNAHFSEGDRNLSTSTLNTSAALPQDDFMDIDNELNAEMRRPLSLLSSARTNPFSLLDPTIGRSIFDNHLDPTNRSPFVTHPREVRQIPIEVKDSNQSNPPGDHVPTIEDVTGTSQAHGPDIHGTVIIHDDDDDIPPAQTAARDEQMHTLDRNARPSAPEFENLPDYGNDIEEEMIRAAIEASKREAEEKYSNQNLNTESDFSEPGAQRTVSHLDDPELAHAVSLSLKTAEQEKQLRMQGGEAEASTVGSSKPSKVELGEASSNGRGNHGHSRLQSGSSSFQDEDEDLEEQPLVWNRPRRTSSSPKESPQEVEAVEANTLPSTGQQDNSNPAQQNENSFQLDEWGGISSVEHDEAVMLEAAMFGGIPEGTGYRYAYAPHEFMQSRGSYPRPTPRPPSPSLTAQRLIREQQDDEYLASLQADREKELKAIEEAEAAREEERRREEESRRKLQEEQELETQLVAKEASLPPEPSSDDENAVTLLVRMPDGSRRGRRFLRSNKLQSLFDFIDIARVVKPGTYRLVRPYPRRAFSYEESASILEELGLTNKQEALFLELV
- the LOC130982003 gene encoding plant UBX domain-containing protein 8 isoform X2, with the translated sequence MSMARPNQEAIETFMSITGLSEPIAVQKLEEHGGNLNEAVNAHFSEGDRNLSTSTLNTSAALPQDDFMDIDNELNAEMRRPLSLLSSARTNPFSLLDPTIGRSIFDNHLDPTNRSPFVTHPREVRQIPIEVKDSNQSNPPGDHVPTIEDVTGTSQAHGPDIHGTVIIHDDDDDIPPAQTAARDEQMHTLDRNARPSAPEFENLPDYGNDIEEEMIRAAIEASKREAEEKYSNQNLNTESDFSEPGAQRTVSHLDDPELAHAVSLSLKTAEQEKQLRMQGGEAEASTVGSSKPSKVELGEASSNGRLQSGSSSFQDEDEDLEEQPLVWNRPRRTSSSPKESPQEVEAVEANTLPSTGQQDNSNPAQQNENSFQLDEWGGISSVEHDEAVMLEAAMFGGIPEGTGYRYAYAPHEFMQSRGSYPRPTPRPPSPSLTAQRLIREQQDDEYLASLQADREKELKAIEEAEAAREEERRREEESRRKLQEEQELETQLVAKEASLPPEPSSDDENAVTLLVRMPDGSRRGRRFLRSNKLQSLFDFIDIARVVKPGTYRLVRPYPRRAFSYEESASILEELGLTNKQEALFLELV